A single window of Candidatus Aminicenantes bacterium DNA harbors:
- a CDS encoding bifunctional 4-hydroxy-2-oxoglutarate aldolase/2-dehydro-3-deoxy-phosphogluconate aldolase, producing MHRDETLAFLLEHKVVAVVRMTDPEKLLRVVEAIERGGVRAVEITMTVPGAVDIIRGLADRGLPGIRLGAGTVMDAETAVAVIEAGADFVVSPVADAGMIRECRRCGVLVAPGAFTPAEIWRAWSEGADIVKVFPATSLGPAYFKDLKGPFPGIRLMPTGGVTPGNARAFIDAGACCVGLGTALLDKALIAEGRWDDLTARAAALVASLR from the coding sequence ATGCACCGCGATGAAACCCTGGCCTTCCTGCTCGAGCACAAAGTGGTGGCGGTCGTCCGGATGACCGATCCCGAAAAGCTCTTGCGGGTTGTCGAAGCCATTGAAAGGGGCGGCGTGCGGGCCGTCGAGATCACCATGACCGTGCCCGGGGCCGTGGACATCATCCGCGGCCTGGCCGACCGTGGGCTGCCCGGCATCCGGCTGGGCGCGGGAACGGTCATGGACGCCGAGACGGCGGTCGCCGTGATCGAGGCCGGAGCCGATTTCGTCGTCTCTCCGGTCGCGGACGCCGGGATGATCCGGGAGTGCCGCCGCTGCGGCGTTTTGGTCGCGCCGGGGGCTTTCACGCCGGCTGAGATCTGGCGGGCCTGGAGCGAGGGCGCCGACATCGTCAAGGTTTTCCCGGCCACCTCGCTCGGGCCGGCGTATTTCAAGGACCTCAAAGGGCCGTTCCCGGGCATCCGCCTGATGCCGACGGGCGGGGTGACGCCGGGCAACGCCCGGGCCTTTATCGACGCCGGCGCCTGCTGCGTCGGGCTCGGTACGGCGCTCCTGGACAAGGCCCTGATCGCCGAGGGGCGCTGGGACGATCTGACGGCCCGGGCGGCTGCGCTCGTCGCTTCGCTCCGCTGA
- a CDS encoding MFS transporter, protein MTTPTKDSCPLPPPGGFWRRDFLLALVGYFFLFLSVALFYIFPLRLESFGAAKAKVGLIMGIHSILAIGVRPFFGRLIDRKGGRAISIYGLLFFMAVIPFFHLVHDAGWLPLLLRALSGIAWGVSMTASMAVCSDLAPVERLARSIGVIGVAGIVASAAGPALAEEIVRRFGYGGLYNASLAFLAAALACLLLTRTIEPALRDPEKMTAAPLRGYALATLAVAAAMPVFHGAIRGSIVNFAALFARSAGLGRVGPFFAVFSASAILTRIVAGDVSDRYGRKAVILPAAAIIGLNLFWISQVRSSSMFLVNAFLAGFGQGLIFPALSTYIIDIVGLAHKGFGLSLYLALFDVGMGLGSPFFGWVSDRAGYRGMYIVAGILLLLSTAVFGLKAPKVRRAG, encoded by the coding sequence ATGACGACGCCGACGAAAGACTCGTGCCCGCTGCCGCCGCCGGGAGGATTCTGGAGGCGCGATTTCCTGCTGGCTCTAGTCGGATATTTCTTTCTTTTCTTGAGCGTCGCCCTGTTCTATATCTTTCCCCTCCGGCTCGAATCATTCGGCGCGGCCAAAGCCAAAGTCGGCCTGATCATGGGCATCCACAGCATCCTGGCCATCGGGGTGCGTCCGTTCTTCGGCCGGTTGATCGACCGCAAGGGCGGCCGGGCCATCTCGATTTATGGGCTCCTTTTCTTCATGGCCGTGATCCCGTTCTTCCATCTTGTGCATGACGCCGGTTGGCTGCCGCTCCTATTGCGGGCTTTGAGCGGGATCGCTTGGGGGGTCTCGATGACCGCCAGCATGGCGGTCTGCTCCGACCTCGCCCCGGTCGAGCGGCTGGCCCGTTCGATCGGCGTCATCGGCGTCGCCGGCATCGTGGCCAGTGCGGCCGGGCCGGCCTTGGCGGAGGAGATCGTCCGCCGATTCGGGTACGGGGGCCTCTACAACGCCAGCCTGGCCTTCCTGGCCGCCGCGCTGGCCTGCCTCCTTCTGACCCGGACTATCGAGCCGGCGCTTCGCGATCCGGAGAAGATGACCGCGGCGCCGCTGCGCGGCTACGCCCTGGCCACCCTTGCGGTGGCCGCGGCCATGCCCGTTTTCCACGGCGCCATCCGCGGCTCGATCGTCAATTTCGCCGCCCTATTCGCACGCTCCGCCGGGCTCGGCCGGGTCGGCCCCTTCTTCGCCGTTTTCTCGGCGTCAGCCATCCTGACCCGGATAGTGGCCGGGGACGTTTCCGACCGCTACGGTCGCAAGGCGGTCATCCTGCCGGCCGCGGCCATCATCGGCCTCAATCTGTTCTGGATCTCCCAGGTCCGGTCGAGCTCGATGTTCCTCGTCAACGCCTTCCTGGCCGGGTTCGGGCAGGGCCTGATCTTCCCCGCGCTCAGCACCTACATCATCGACATCGTCGGGCTGGCCCACAAGGGTTTCGGCTTAAGTCTTTACCTGGCCCTCTTCGATGTCGGCATGGGGTTGGGCTCGCCTTTCTTCGGCTGGGTCTCGGACCGGGCCGGATACCGCGGGATGTATATCGTGGCCGGCATCCTGCTCCTCCTTTCCACGGCGGTCTTCGGGCTCAAGGCGCCGAAAGTCCGCCGGGCCGGATGA
- a CDS encoding TldD/PmbA family protein — protein MRPDPFAPGDDLALAERLVRFGRSCGADEIEVGIGEGEEFSVDVRMGQIENLVEAGSRYAGIRVIKDKRTAFASSSDMSEEALERLIRNAVKRAGLSQPDPFAGLADLSPIRIDPDALDIFDPEVIELEAKTKIRLALETERIALADKRISNSHGAGFSSHAARTYLAASNGFAGTYAKTFCGLGVGLQAGETDDLVEDDWHSSRIHFRDLESPEQIARTAVERTVRQLNPRKLGTRRVPVIFEPQMTGSLLGFLFGCISGTAVYQRSTFLADRLGQKIGRDELTVIDDGLMPRRVGTGPFDSEGIPAQRTVVVDHGVLKRFLCNTYASRKLGLPVTGNADGGGVGPNNFFLEPGPHDPAAIIRSCDRALLLIRTLGHGLNAVTGDISRGAFGLWIENGEIVYPVSEITIAGNLGDVLQSVEMIGSDLDFRSSIAGPTIKVAEMLVAGS, from the coding sequence TCGGCCGCTCCTGCGGCGCGGACGAGATTGAGGTCGGCATCGGCGAGGGTGAGGAGTTCAGCGTCGATGTCCGCATGGGCCAGATCGAGAACCTGGTCGAAGCCGGCTCACGCTACGCCGGCATCCGGGTCATCAAGGACAAGCGCACGGCGTTCGCCTCCTCCTCGGACATGTCGGAAGAGGCTCTCGAGCGGTTGATCCGCAACGCCGTCAAACGGGCCGGGCTGTCCCAGCCCGACCCCTTCGCCGGTTTGGCCGACCTCTCCCCCATCCGCATCGATCCCGACGCCCTCGACATCTTCGATCCCGAAGTGATCGAGCTCGAGGCCAAGACGAAGATTCGCCTGGCCCTGGAGACCGAGCGGATCGCCTTGGCCGACAAGCGGATTTCGAACTCCCACGGCGCCGGGTTCAGCAGCCACGCCGCCCGAACCTACCTGGCGGCCTCCAACGGATTCGCCGGCACCTACGCTAAGACCTTTTGCGGGCTGGGCGTCGGCCTCCAAGCGGGCGAAACGGACGACCTGGTCGAGGACGACTGGCATTCCAGCCGGATCCATTTCCGGGATCTGGAATCGCCCGAGCAGATCGCGCGAACCGCGGTTGAACGGACCGTCCGCCAGCTCAACCCCCGCAAGCTCGGAACCCGGCGCGTCCCGGTTATTTTCGAGCCGCAGATGACCGGCAGCCTGCTGGGTTTCCTGTTCGGCTGCATCTCCGGGACGGCCGTCTACCAGCGCTCGACCTTTCTGGCCGATCGGCTGGGTCAGAAGATCGGCCGCGATGAGCTGACCGTGATCGACGACGGACTGATGCCCCGCCGGGTCGGGACCGGGCCGTTCGATTCCGAAGGCATCCCCGCCCAACGTACCGTGGTCGTGGATCACGGCGTTCTGAAAAGATTCCTCTGCAATACCTATGCCTCGCGCAAGCTGGGGCTTCCGGTGACCGGAAACGCCGACGGAGGCGGAGTCGGGCCGAACAACTTCTTTTTGGAACCCGGGCCGCATGACCCCGCGGCCATCATCCGGAGTTGCGATCGGGCGCTCCTGCTCATCCGGACCCTTGGCCACGGCCTCAACGCGGTCACAGGAGACATCTCCCGCGGCGCCTTCGGCCTTTGGATCGAAAACGGCGAAATCGTTTACCCCGTCTCGGAGATCACCATCGCCGGGAACCTGGGCGATGTTCTCCAGAGCGTCGAGATGATCGGCAGCGACCTGGATTTCCGAAGCTCGATCGCCGGCCCCACGATCAAGGTGGCCGAGATGCTCGTGGCCGGCAGCTGA
- a CDS encoding sugar kinase yields MAHRIVTFGELLLRLSPPGRERFFQSDRLQARFGGGEANVAVSLARFGRETSFLTVLPDNPVAEAGIAELRRHGIDTGGIIRRGRRMGIYFAETGSGPRPSTVLYDRDGSAISEAGPGDIDWARAFAGASWFHVTGITPALSRSAADLTQEGMIAAKAAGLTVSLDLNYRAKLWRYGVPAAEVMPTLAARADLLLANEEDCQKALGLKCSPGGDGAFDLKAYEKLTADVLAAYPNLARAAVTLRTSRSADRNGWSAVLRSRAGFLAGPSHEIENIVDRVGAGDAFAAGLIHGLLAFEDDARALTFAVAASCLKHTVAGDFNLVSEREVLDLVAGDASGRIRR; encoded by the coding sequence ATGGCCCATCGCATCGTCACTTTCGGCGAGCTCCTGCTCCGGCTGTCGCCGCCCGGGCGGGAGCGGTTTTTCCAATCCGACCGATTGCAGGCGCGGTTCGGGGGCGGGGAGGCCAACGTGGCCGTCTCCCTGGCCCGCTTCGGCCGGGAAACGAGCTTCCTCACCGTCCTGCCGGACAACCCCGTCGCCGAGGCCGGGATTGCGGAGCTCCGTCGGCATGGCATCGATACGGGCGGCATCATCCGGCGCGGTCGGCGGATGGGAATCTATTTTGCGGAAACGGGGTCCGGGCCGCGGCCGTCGACCGTTCTCTACGATCGCGACGGCTCGGCCATATCCGAAGCCGGGCCGGGGGACATCGATTGGGCTAGGGCCTTCGCGGGCGCATCCTGGTTCCATGTCACCGGGATCACGCCCGCCCTCAGCCGAAGCGCCGCCGACCTGACCCAGGAGGGGATGATCGCGGCCAAGGCGGCGGGGCTCACGGTCTCGCTCGACTTGAACTACCGGGCCAAGCTGTGGCGCTACGGGGTTCCGGCTGCGGAGGTCATGCCGACGCTCGCGGCTCGGGCGGATCTTCTCCTGGCGAACGAGGAGGATTGCCAGAAGGCGCTGGGCCTGAAGTGCTCGCCCGGCGGTGACGGGGCGTTCGACCTCAAGGCCTATGAAAAGCTGACGGCGGACGTCCTGGCGGCCTACCCGAACCTGGCCCGGGCGGCGGTGACGCTGCGGACGAGCCGCAGCGCCGATCGCAACGGCTGGTCCGCGGTCCTGCGAAGCCGCGCCGGATTCCTGGCCGGCCCGTCCCACGAGATCGAGAATATCGTGGATCGGGTCGGCGCCGGAGATGCCTTTGCCGCCGGTCTCATCCACGGACTCCTGGCCTTCGAGGACGACGCCCGGGCCCTGACCTTCGCCGTTGCCGCGTCCTGCCTCAAGCACACGGTGGCGGGCGATTTCAACCTGGTTTCGGAGCGGGAGGTCCTCGATCTCGTTGCGGGCGACGCGTCTGGGCGGATCCGGAGATGA
- a CDS encoding sodium:solute symporter family protein, protein MQAIGLHFVDWFIILFYFVFIIGLGFYLKRYTKSEEDFFLAGRRNSSWVAGLAFLSANLGALELLGMTGNTYKYGMSVAHFYWIGAIPAMLFLGIFMMPFYYSARIKSVPGYLKLRFDEKTRVLNGFSFAIMTLLVSGINLYAMALVLHTFLGWNWDVSMLASAATVACYVTLSGLMSAIFTEIIQFFLIWFGLFLVSILGIVEVGSFGDIMKRVPEAFSHLWRNTGDPSANGMLVGWGGIVLGLGFVLSFGYWTTDFLVVQRAFSAKNLRSARMTPIIASFFKMAVPFIVIVAGLAALALSNDPKSGFSLMSDGGKLNYDSALPMLIARYFPRGLVGLGITALLAGFMAGQAGNISAFNTVWTYDIYQSIIRKKASPKNLLWMGRVATIFAVVVSVGTAYWAKSMPTIMDYMQAIFSWVNAPLFATMLLGMFVKWITPNGAFWGLITGMGSSFTMYLAVKFGWISVGFLTMSKTASDMAANFWRAWWAWLITFVVTIVVSWFTKKRPEAELVGLVKGLTAGAPLEPVPLFKRPAFYAVLSLIVFVVLNVIFW, encoded by the coding sequence ATGCAAGCGATCGGACTTCACTTCGTCGACTGGTTCATCATCCTGTTCTATTTTGTCTTCATCATCGGCCTGGGCTTCTATCTCAAGCGCTACACCAAGAGCGAAGAGGACTTCTTCCTGGCCGGCCGCCGGAACTCGTCCTGGGTCGCCGGGCTGGCCTTCCTCTCGGCCAACCTGGGGGCTCTGGAGCTTCTGGGCATGACCGGCAACACCTACAAGTACGGCATGTCGGTGGCCCATTTCTACTGGATCGGGGCCATCCCGGCCATGCTCTTCCTGGGCATCTTCATGATGCCCTTCTACTACAGTGCCCGGATCAAATCCGTGCCGGGCTATCTCAAGCTGCGCTTCGACGAGAAGACCCGCGTCCTCAACGGCTTCTCCTTCGCCATCATGACCCTGCTGGTCAGCGGCATCAACCTCTACGCCATGGCCCTCGTCCTGCACACGTTCCTGGGCTGGAACTGGGACGTCAGCATGCTGGCCTCGGCGGCCACCGTGGCCTGCTACGTCACCTTGAGCGGGCTCATGTCGGCCATCTTCACCGAGATCATCCAATTCTTCCTGATCTGGTTCGGCCTGTTCCTGGTCTCAATCCTGGGCATCGTTGAGGTCGGCAGCTTCGGCGACATCATGAAGCGGGTGCCCGAGGCTTTCTCCCATCTCTGGCGCAACACCGGCGACCCCTCGGCGAACGGTATGCTGGTGGGGTGGGGCGGCATTGTCCTGGGGCTTGGCTTCGTCCTCTCCTTCGGCTATTGGACGACGGACTTCCTGGTCGTCCAGCGGGCCTTCTCGGCCAAGAACCTGCGCTCGGCCCGGATGACGCCCATCATCGCCTCGTTCTTCAAGATGGCGGTGCCGTTCATCGTCATCGTGGCCGGGCTGGCCGCCCTGGCCCTGTCCAACGACCCCAAGAGCGGGTTCTCGCTGATGAGCGACGGAGGCAAGCTTAACTACGATTCGGCCTTGCCCATGCTCATCGCCCGCTATTTCCCGCGAGGCCTGGTGGGCCTCGGCATCACCGCCCTCCTGGCCGGGTTCATGGCCGGGCAGGCCGGCAACATCAGCGCCTTCAACACCGTCTGGACCTATGACATCTATCAGTCGATCATCCGGAAGAAAGCTTCCCCCAAGAACCTCCTCTGGATGGGCCGGGTGGCGACCATCTTCGCCGTCGTCGTCAGCGTCGGCACCGCCTACTGGGCCAAGAGCATGCCCACGATCATGGACTACATGCAGGCCATCTTCTCCTGGGTCAACGCCCCGCTCTTCGCCACCATGCTCCTAGGGATGTTCGTCAAATGGATCACCCCCAACGGGGCCTTCTGGGGCCTCATCACCGGCATGGGCTCGTCGTTCACGATGTACCTGGCCGTCAAGTTCGGCTGGATTTCGGTCGGTTTCCTGACCATGTCCAAAACGGCCAGCGACATGGCCGCCAACTTCTGGCGGGCCTGGTGGGCCTGGCTCATCACCTTCGTCGTGACCATCGTCGTCAGCTGGTTCACCAAGAAGCGGCCCGAGGCCGAGCTGGTCGGGCTGGTCAAAGGCCTGACGGCGGGAGCCCCCTTGGAGCCGGTCCCCTTATTCAAGCGACCGGCCTTCTACGCCGTTCTGTCCCTAATCGTTTTCGTCGTGCTCAACGTCATCTTTTGGTGA
- a CDS encoding nitroreductase family protein, giving the protein MNVHEAVMTRRTIRQYQPRPVVREALERLVDAGRLAPSAANLQPLEFIVVDEPEVCARVFPALKWAAYIHPHGDPKPGQEPQAYIFVLVNTKVREKMYEYDVGAAVEAMAVSAWSEGIGSCWLISIDRARIQETLGIPEPYRVDSVLALGYPAETSTVEDYADSPRYWKNPDGSFHVPKRKLRDVCHFNAF; this is encoded by the coding sequence ATGAACGTCCATGAAGCCGTCATGACCCGCCGGACGATCCGTCAGTATCAACCTCGCCCCGTCGTCCGCGAAGCGTTGGAGAGACTGGTCGATGCCGGCCGCCTGGCCCCTTCGGCCGCCAACCTGCAGCCTCTCGAGTTCATCGTCGTCGACGAACCCGAGGTCTGCGCGCGGGTCTTTCCGGCCCTCAAGTGGGCTGCCTACATCCATCCCCACGGCGACCCCAAGCCGGGGCAGGAGCCGCAGGCTTACATCTTCGTCCTGGTCAATACCAAGGTGCGGGAGAAGATGTACGAATACGATGTCGGCGCGGCCGTCGAAGCCATGGCCGTCTCGGCTTGGTCCGAGGGGATCGGAAGCTGCTGGCTGATCTCAATCGACCGGGCCAGGATCCAGGAAACCCTGGGGATCCCCGAGCCCTATCGGGTTGATTCCGTTCTGGCCCTGGGGTATCCGGCCGAGACTTCCACCGTGGAAGACTATGCGGACTCGCCGCGTTATTGGAAGAATCCCGACGGCTCGTTCCATGTCCCCAAGCGCAAGCTCCGGGACGTCTGCCACTTCAACGCGTTCTAG
- a CDS encoding Na+:solute symporter, with the protein MRLTTIDIAVIAAYFAFNLAVGLYYRKRATRSVNDFFISGRNVSWWLAGTSMVATTFAADTPLAVTGLVARNGIAGNWIWWSMAASGMLTVFFYARLWRRAGVLTDVEFAEIRYSGGPARFLRGFRAFYLGLPINLIIMGWVNLAMVKILMLVLGVTKVQALLIAVAIMVLTASISTLSGLWGVLVTDLFQFVLKMGMVILLAIFAVKSLGGMSGLVAGIKAIDATRAGHGSLLSFVPDLNSAWMPFLTFFVYVAVNWWASWYPGAEPGGGGFIAQRILCAKDEKNGLLATLWFNLAHYALRPWPWIIVALAAVVRFSGDPAFAADPESGYIRILMADLPASLRGLMLAAFAAAYMSTIGTELNWGASYLINDLYRRFMARGRGEKHYVRASQAVTMLLMVLSAMVTFFMDSIADAWKFMIAIGAGTGLVYLLRWFWWRINAWSEISAMLAALVTSVTLRLGFGWKESDPLQFAWIVLITVAVTTVVWLTVTLLTGPEPREVLLAFYRRVRPSAALWGPVAREAVDVPPSRDGIFNLKDWLSGVAMIYAFLFGTGKILFGAWPIGLVFLASGALFGAVIYFDLRRRGWKMIGE; encoded by the coding sequence ATGCGCCTGACAACCATCGACATCGCGGTCATCGCCGCGTATTTCGCCTTCAACCTGGCGGTCGGCCTTTATTATCGCAAGCGGGCCACTCGCAGCGTCAACGACTTTTTCATCTCCGGCCGAAACGTGTCCTGGTGGCTGGCCGGGACGTCGATGGTGGCCACCACCTTCGCCGCCGACACCCCCCTGGCCGTGACGGGATTGGTCGCCCGCAACGGCATCGCCGGCAACTGGATTTGGTGGAGCATGGCCGCGAGCGGCATGCTGACGGTCTTCTTCTATGCCCGCCTTTGGCGGCGGGCCGGAGTCCTGACCGACGTCGAGTTCGCCGAGATCCGCTACAGCGGCGGGCCGGCCCGCTTCCTGCGCGGCTTCCGGGCCTTCTACCTTGGACTGCCGATCAACCTGATCATCATGGGCTGGGTCAACTTGGCCATGGTCAAGATCCTGATGCTCGTCCTAGGTGTCACCAAGGTCCAGGCCCTGCTGATCGCCGTGGCGATCATGGTCCTGACCGCCTCGATCTCGACCCTGTCCGGGTTGTGGGGTGTGCTGGTCACCGATCTTTTCCAGTTCGTCCTCAAGATGGGCATGGTCATCCTTTTGGCGATCTTCGCCGTCAAATCGCTGGGCGGCATGTCCGGGCTGGTGGCGGGAATCAAAGCCATCGACGCGACCCGGGCCGGGCACGGATCGCTGCTCTCGTTCGTCCCGGACCTGAACTCGGCCTGGATGCCGTTTTTGACCTTCTTCGTCTATGTGGCCGTCAATTGGTGGGCCTCCTGGTACCCGGGAGCCGAGCCGGGCGGCGGGGGATTCATCGCCCAGCGCATCCTCTGCGCCAAGGACGAGAAGAACGGCCTGCTGGCGACTCTTTGGTTCAACCTGGCCCATTATGCCCTCCGGCCCTGGCCTTGGATCATCGTGGCTCTGGCCGCGGTCGTCCGCTTCAGCGGCGACCCCGCGTTCGCCGCGGACCCCGAATCCGGCTATATCCGGATCCTGATGGCCGACCTTCCGGCCTCCCTGCGGGGGCTGATGCTGGCCGCCTTCGCCGCCGCGTATATGTCGACCATCGGAACCGAGCTCAACTGGGGTGCCAGCTACCTTATCAACGACCTCTACCGGCGGTTTATGGCCCGCGGCCGCGGCGAGAAGCATTATGTCCGGGCCTCGCAGGCGGTAACCATGCTCTTGATGGTTCTCTCGGCCATGGTGACCTTCTTCATGGATTCGATCGCGGACGCCTGGAAGTTCATGATCGCCATTGGGGCGGGAACGGGACTCGTTTACCTGCTGCGCTGGTTCTGGTGGCGGATCAATGCCTGGAGCGAAATTTCGGCCATGCTGGCCGCCTTGGTCACTTCGGTCACTCTCCGGCTCGGGTTCGGCTGGAAGGAGAGCGACCCGCTCCAGTTTGCCTGGATCGTCCTGATCACCGTGGCGGTTACGACGGTCGTCTGGTTGACCGTAACCCTGCTGACGGGACCCGAACCGCGCGAGGTCCTACTGGCTTTCTATAGGCGCGTCCGGCCCAGCGCGGCGCTCTGGGGACCCGTGGCTCGGGAAGCTGTCGATGTCCCGCCGAGCCGGGACGGAATCTTCAACCTTAAGGATTGGCTGAGCGGCGTCGCGATGATCTATGCCTTCCTCTTCGGCACGGGCAAGATCCTCTTCGGCGCCTGGCCGATCGGCCTCGTCTTCCTTGCCTCCGGCGCTCTCTTCGGGGCGGTCATCTACTTCGACTTGCGCCGGCGCGGCTGGAAGATGATCGGCGAATAA